The Aureimonas mangrovi genome contains the following window.
GCCCGTGGCGGTTGGCGTAGCGCAGCTCGAGATAGGCAGGCTCGCCAGGGCTTCCCGTCTCCCCGCGCGCAGCCGATCCCAGATAGATGCGTCCCTCTTCGAGCATTCGGCATTCCCCCGGATATCACCGCCGCAACTGTAGGATAACGCGGCGTCGACAGAAACGGATTTTCCATCGTCGTACCGTTCTTGGTCGTTGCCAGCCTTCGTGCGGTTTGCCATGTTCGCGCCTCGCGGCCTCGCCTTCCGGCGGCCTAAAAGGATTCGTCACGTCCATGCCCGAAATCTTCACCCGCATCGCCGACGCCGCCGACATCTCGCAGGAGACGGCCCGCCAGGCGGTGAGCCATATCCTCGCCTTCATGCAGACGGAAAGCGACGACCCGGCGGTGGGCAAGATGATCGCCGACACGCCCGGCGCGGCCGAGGCTCTTGCCGCCAGCGATGCGGACGGCAGCGGCGGCATCATGGCGCTCGGCGCCAAGCTGATGGGTCTCGGCCTCGACATGGGACAGATCCGCGCGGTCGCCGAGGAGCTCGTGACAGCCGCCAAGGCCAGCGCCGGCGAGGAAACGGTGGATCAGGCGATCGCCTCGGTGCCAGCCCTCGCCCAGTTCGTCTGAACTGCCGGCAAGTCCTCGCCCACCGAATGCCCCTG
Protein-coding sequences here:
- a CDS encoding DUF2267 domain-containing protein, encoding MPEIFTRIADAADISQETARQAVSHILAFMQTESDDPAVGKMIADTPGAAEALAASDADGSGGIMALGAKLMGLGLDMGQIRAVAEELVTAAKASAGEETVDQAIASVPALAQFV